CTCGAGCGGTCAGAATCCGTTGCAGATAATCCAGCAAACTCGGTTCCATGTACAACGCCTTCCTCCAGCAAAAGAAAAGCGTAAGGATAGCACCTCAAGCAAGCCTTTGAAGGATGAGAGCGTAATTGATCCGACGACGAGAGAACGCCAATCATCAGCGATCCATCTGGATTTGCCGTACCGCACAGCCGTCGACGCCCTCAGGCTGAATGAAACGCGCGAGCAAAGTTTCACCACTCAAAATGCAAATGCCCCGCAGCCTAAACTGCGGGGCATCGGTGATTTGAAACCACAATTCACGCCGTGAACCACTGCATCAGTGATTCGTCGGCGAACTTACTGGCAGCAAGCGTTGCAGCTAGGAGCTGCTGGAACCAGGACCTTCTTCTCGACCATTTTGCAGACCTGAACGGTCACGTCTTTTTCGACGGTGACAGGCACGCAAACGGTGAAAGTCTCGGTCTTTTCTTCATTCACAACATCGCACACCGTGACTTGGTACTGTTCTTCACGAGTCTTCGGAACACAGACCGTGAAGTTGACTGTACGGGTCTTCTCTTCATTCACTGTCTTGCAGACAGGGACCTGACGAGTGCGGTTTTCGGTGCGGCAAAGTTGAACCTGGTAGTCATACTCTTGCGTTTCTGGAACTTGCTCGCAGACCTGGATGGTCCGAGTGCGTGGTTCCGTGCGGCAGAGTTGAACCTGGTATTCGAACTCTTGCTGAACGGGAACTTGCTTGCAGACCTGAATGGTCCGGGTGCGTGGTTCCGTGCGGCAGAGCTGAACCTGGTATTCGAACTCTTGCTGAGCTGGAACTTGCTTGCAGACCTGGATGGTCCGGGTGCGTTGTTCCGTGCGGCAGAGTTGAACTGGGTACTCATACTCTTGTTGCGTAGCCACTTGGCGACAGACGGGAACCGTCCGCGTACGCTGTTCGGTGCGGCAAAGCTGGACGGTGTACTCGTACGGGACCTGTTCGGTCACGTAGTCGCAAACCTGAACCTGTCGCGTTCGCTGTTCCTGTCGGCACAGCGTGACGTTGTAGGTGTAAGGAACTTGCTTGCACACTTGTTGACAGACGGTGTAAGGAACCTGAGTCTGAACGACATTCGGGACCCAAACCTGTTGCGAGACGGTTGTCTGGCAAGGAGCACAAGCAGGAGCACATCCACCACAAGCGGCAGCGGTACCGCATGGCGAGCAGCAGTTGGCGGTCACGGCAACCGACTGGCAGCCGTTGGTCACTGGAACACATCGGGTTTCCCAGTGTCCCTGATCCTGGCAAACGGTACGGGTCTGTTGAACCTGGACGGTCTCATAGACCGTTCGCGTACCTTGACGGGCTTCGGTGTAAGGAACATTCACCGTGTACGTCTGATCGACGGTTCGGTTAACCGGACGTGCCACAGCGCGAGTGGCCTTGCGCACTTCGGTGTAAGGAACCTGAACCGTGTAGGCCTGTTCAACATTGTCCGTTACGGTGTTGTAAACCGTACGGGTTCCCTTACGCGTTTCCGTATAAGGAACTTGAACCGTGTACGCCTGTTCGACGTTCTCGGTTACGGTGTTGTAGACCGTACGAGTTCCCTTGCGGGTTTCGCTGTAAGGCACTTGAACCGTGTACGCCTGTTCGACGTTCTCGGTCACGTTGTTCAGGACCGTGCGAGTTCCCTTGCGGGTCTCGGTATAAGGAACCTGAACTTCGTAGTTCTGAACAACGTCCTTCGTGACGTTCTTCAGAACTTGACGCGTACCTTTACGAGTTTCCGTATAAGGAACCTGAACTGTGTACGCCTGATCGACCAGCTCGGTCACTTGGCGGCTCTCGACGTACTTCTCTTCACGGCTTTGAGCTTGATTCTCGGTGTAGTTCACCGTGCGGGTCTTCGTTTCCGTGCGAGGAACCTGCCGTTGAACGGTGTACTTGCGCTCGCGTTGCTCTTGACGGTATTCCGTCGTGGCAACCTTTCGGGTTTCCGTGGTCATGACAGGTTCGAGAACCGTCTGTTCCACCATTTGAGGAGCACAGGCGGCGGCTGTTCCAGCAGTTGCACCGGCACCGCAACCACCTGTACCACAACCACCAGTCCCGCAAGCCGAAACGCTTGCACAACACGGTGCCGGAGCACACGCGGCTGGATACGGTTGGCAGCAGCGATGGCGATGACCTGCTTGTGCCGTCGACCCCAGCAAGGCGACTGTGGCGACCAAAATCGCCCACTGTTTGACCATAAATCTCCCCCTTCAACTTAAGTAGCCTGAACCCAAACCCTGAAAAAAGCTGTCGTTCCGTGTCCAACCGCGATCGCTGGCCCAAGACGTCCGACCACGACGTCTTTCCTCGCGAAATGACACGAAAATCAAGCTAAACTTTGTGGAACGATGGCAAATACTAAAACTGAATAGAAGCAGTGTCCATAGTCAAGATGGGAAATCTGAGCGAACATTAGCAAATACGAGCATCCCGTTGACTTTTCAGCCGACGAAGAGAATTCTGCCGTTACCATCCAATCAAAAATAGACATTCCGCCAATGATCAAGGCCCGCGATTTGACAATGACGAAATTGCAAATTGCGGACCAGATCGGATTCGTAGACGTTGTCGCCTGCGGAATTTTCCGGCACGAGCGCGCCGCCACTACTGGAAATGCGTATTGCAATTTCACGGCACCATGTGGCGGTCATTTATCAGAAACGGCGGATTGGCCTTCAAACAAGGCAGTGAGCCGGGTCAGCCAGGTAGTACATGGCCTCAAGGGCGCGAGGGTTGTCCGCGGTGACCAATGGCCCCGGCGTAATGATTTCGCTCGGTACGGATTCAATCGGCTCTTTGTTTCGCACGATGAACTGCCCGACGATCAACGCCGTCTGATGAATCCGACAGACGGGATTCACGGCCGACGCGGCAAGCACGCCGTTCTTGATGGCGTTCAATCCGTCTTTTTGACCGTCAACGGCGACAACAACCATCTTCTCGTGAACGGTTCCCTTCAGGGCCGGAATCGATCCTAGTGCCATGTCGTCACTATGAAAGAAGGCTCCCGCAATGGGCGTCGTCTCTTGCTGTAGCAATGCCTCGAAGGTATTACGCGCTTTCTCGGGCTTCCAGTCGCACCAGCGGACTCCGCCGCCCAGCACCTCTACATTCGGAAAACGCTTCAAGACATTCTCGAACCCTTGGCGTCGCCCCTGCGCGCCGCTGTGACCATCCAACCCGCCAATGTGAATCACCTTTCCCTGCCCGCCAATTTTCTCCATCAGATAGCCAACACTCTTCTCTGCCATCTCAACATGATCGGGCGTCACTTCGCACCAGACACCTGTCGAACGCATTTTATCCATGCTCACCAACAGGGTATCCATCGAAATGACGGGAATACCACGCTCTTTCAGTCGCAAGCAGGGTTCCGCCAACGAGTCAATCTGCACCGCCTGAAAACAGCAGAAGTCCCAGTCGCGATTGGTCAACGAATCGATCTTGTCGCGTTGCCGCGCCGGGTCCATTTCTCCATCAAACCATTCGATCTCGACATTCAGCAGCTTTCCCCACAGTTCCGCCGTGCGTTTCCCCAGTTCGCACCAGGTACTCTGCAGTCCGGCATTGGAAAATGCCGCGCGAAGCGGCTTTGCCCCAGACTCTGTCGACACACCAGGCCCGGCGCAGCCTGCAAGCGCGGCTCCCATGGCAGCCGTCGAACCGATCGTCAGTTTCTCAAGAAAATCACGTCGTGAAGTCATGGTGCTCCTCAGTCATTGGATGATGCGCTGCTCCGCCCCGCGCATCCCCGACGCGCCGAGCCAGCACCACTGATACGAATATTGGAGGATTCGCTCAAGCGTGACCGCAACGGCCGGCCCTCTGCAGGACATCGCAGGGATCGTCGCTGACTTGTTTGCCAACAGGCTTCGACACACAATCGCCCGCGGAAGCAAGATTGGAGATCCGTCACCAAACAGAAGAAGGTTCAGAATGTCACGAAGTCTGCGATGGTTCAGTGTGTTGATCCTGTTGGCCGGAATGACTCGAGTCGATGCGGCAGATTTCTTTTTCCGTGACGGTGATGTCGTCGTCATGATTGGCGACAGCATTACCGAGCAGCACCTCTATTCGAACTACGTCGAACTCTGGACGGTGACTCGCTTCCCCAAGTGGAAGCTGACGTTTCGCAACGTCGGAATCGGTGGCGACCGTTCGCCGGGTGGCAATCAACGCTTCGCACGGGATGTACTGATCCACAAGCCAACCGCCATGACCGTCGATTTTGGTATGAATGACGGCGGCTACCGCGCGTTCGAGCCAGGCACCTTCGACCCCTATATGACTGGCCTGCAAGGGATGGCCGATCAAGCGAAATCTCATAACATCCGCACGGCCTGGGTCACACCACAGCCCCTGGATAACGCCAATCAGGGTTCGACCGCCATGGCCGAGCTCTACAACCAGACTCTCGAAAAATTCTCTGAAGGAGTGAAGACCACCGCCGAACGAAATGGCGGACTCTTCGTCGATCAGTTTCACCCTTACATCAAAGTTCTGGATGCCGCACGGGCGGGAACAACGACGTACCAGCGCATTACCGGCGGCGATGCCGTTCACCCTGGCCCTCCAGGTCAGGCACTCATGGCCGCATCAATCCTGAAGGGACTCAGCTTCCCTGCACAAGTTTCGTCGGCAGTCATTGACGCAAAAACCTTGAAGGTCGACGCAGCTTCCAACTGCAAGATTGACGAACTCAAAGGTGGAAGTGATGGAATTGTATTCTCGCGTTTGGACGACGCACTGCCATTCTTTCCTGCCGACGCAACGAGCATTCTAACTTGGGCTCCGCTGCTTGAAGAAATGAATCAATATCAACTGCGCGTGACGGGGCTGGCGGGTGGAAACTACGAAGTTC
This genomic interval from Schlesneria paludicola DSM 18645 contains the following:
- a CDS encoding sugar ABC transporter substrate-binding protein, with translation MTSRRDFLEKLTIGSTAAMGAALAGCAGPGVSTESGAKPLRAAFSNAGLQSTWCELGKRTAELWGKLLNVEIEWFDGEMDPARQRDKIDSLTNRDWDFCCFQAVQIDSLAEPCLRLKERGIPVISMDTLLVSMDKMRSTGVWCEVTPDHVEMAEKSVGYLMEKIGGQGKVIHIGGLDGHSGAQGRRQGFENVLKRFPNVEVLGGGVRWCDWKPEKARNTFEALLQQETTPIAGAFFHSDDMALGSIPALKGTVHEKMVVVAVDGQKDGLNAIKNGVLAASAVNPVCRIHQTALIVGQFIVRNKEPIESVPSEIITPGPLVTADNPRALEAMYYLADPAHCLV
- a CDS encoding SGNH/GDSL hydrolase family protein; amino-acid sequence: MSRSLRWFSVLILLAGMTRVDAADFFFRDGDVVVMIGDSITEQHLYSNYVELWTVTRFPKWKLTFRNVGIGGDRSPGGNQRFARDVLIHKPTAMTVDFGMNDGGYRAFEPGTFDPYMTGLQGMADQAKSHNIRTAWVTPQPLDNANQGSTAMAELYNQTLEKFSEGVKTTAERNGGLFVDQFHPYIKVLDAARAGTTTYQRITGGDAVHPGPPGQALMAASILKGLSFPAQVSSAVIDAKTLKVDAASNCKIDELKGGSDGIVFSRLDDALPFFPADATSILTWAPLLEEMNQYQLRVTGLAGGNYEVRIGGAKTAVFSAEQLAAGVNLASAVLASGPIAEQVNAVQAAVEAKNGYHHKSIFRGIVLSSNVPEWVYEAIPRADLENKKQAIIQERLAKLLSLDAEVAKTLVMKPVAFEISPAK